From Gouania willdenowi chromosome 18, fGouWil2.1, whole genome shotgun sequence, one genomic window encodes:
- the wrap53 gene encoding telomerase Cajal body protein 1, whose protein sequence is MSDVAGGDESEGAAGAGQDTEADHEPPACEHEETAEDGAPSSAKRPRMMEHEDGLEGSAGPDLTEDKLPAEAEVQSRQRTGDGSEPEVHEVPVIDEGEEEEESHQNGADLHQPSLEEEEDGRQEEEQDDKDSADSPANGLHLGLDFTQNPQMLTGSWTEYSNFPENYLKGCKWAPDGSCILTNSADNVLRVFNVPPEIYSYSWDALTEMSPVLRMAEGDTIYDYCWYPKMSSLQPDTCFLASSSRDNPVHVWDAFYGEVRASFRPYNHLDELTAAHSLCFSPDGTQLYCGFDKMVRVFYTERPGRDCEERPTIVKKQGQSGIISCISFSPCQSVYACGSYSRCAGLYSCQDGTMLALLPTLHHGGLTHLLFSPDGNYLYTGGRKDPEILCWDLREPGKVVFSLKRNVSTNQRIYFDLDPSGRYLLSGDTEGVVSVWDTLSASPDANEELLQPQRRFQAHWDCTNGISIHPFMPLLATSSGQRQFPWPGDSEGDSASDTEGGAASRPQEVTREDNTLSLWWAGPLGAAEDGETRRDQEAVVVEV, encoded by the exons ATGTCTGACGTCGCCGGGGGAGATGAAAGCGAGGGCGCTGCGGGTGCAGGACAGGACACAGAGGCAGATCATGAGCCCCCTGCATGTGAGCATGAAGAGACCGCTGAGGACGGAGCGCCGTCATCTGCCAAACGTCCCAGGATGATGGAGCATGAAGACGGACTGGAGGGGAGTGCAGGTCCAGATCTAACGGAGGATAAGCTACCAGCGGAGGCGGAAGTCCAGTCAAGACAGA GAACAGGAGACGGATCAGAGCCTGAGGTGCACGAGGTCCCAGTGATTGATGAAggtgaggaagaagaagaaagccaTCAGAATGGagcagatctgcaccaaccttctttagaagaggaggaggatggaagacaagaagaagaacaggatGATAAGGACTCTGCAGACAGCCCAGCTAATGGACTACA CCTCGGCTTGGATTTTACCCAGAATCCCCAGATGCTCACCGGTTCCTGGACTGAGTATTCCAACTTTCCAGAGAATTACCTCAAAGGCTGCAAATG GGCCCCTGATGGCTCCTGTATCCTGACCAACAGTGCGGACAACGTGCTCCGCGTGTTCAACGTCCCACCAGAGATTTACAGCTACAGCTGGGACGCGCTCACTGAAATG AGTCCAGTTCTGAGGATGGCTGAAGGTGACACCATCTATGACTACTGCTGGTACCCCAAAATGAGCTCCCTGCAGCCGGACACATGCTT CCTCGCCAGCAGTAGCCGTGACAACCCAGTCCACGTGTGGGACGCCTTCTACGGGGAAGTGCGCGCCAGTTTCCGACCCTACAACCACCTGGACGAGCTGACCGCTGCCCACTCGCTCTGTTTCTCCCCAGACGGAACGCAGCTCTACTGCGGCTTCGACAAAATGGTCCGAGTCTTCTACACCGAGAGGCCGGGGAGGGACTGTGAGGAGCGTCCGACCATAG TGAAAAAACAAGGCCAGAGTGGCATCATTTCCTGCATCAGCTTCAGCCCGTGTCAGTCTGTCTACGCCTGTGGCTCTTACTCCCGCTGTGCCGGGCTTTACTCCTGTCAGGACGGCACCATGCTGGCTCTGCTGCCCACCCTTCACCACGGAGGCCTCACCCATCTGCTCTTCTCCCCCGACGGAAATTATCTGTACACGGGCGGGCGCAAG GATCCAGAGATCCTGTGCTGGGACCTGAGGGAGCCAGGAAAAGTCGTATTCTCCCTGAAGAGGAATGTTTCCACAAACCAGCGCATCTACTTTGACCTGGACCC gtcTGGCAGGTACCTGCTGAGTGGAGACACGGAGGGTGTAGTGTCAGTGTGGGACACGTTGTCAGCCTCTCCAGACGCTAATGAAGAGCTGCTGCAGCCTCAGCGCAGGTTTCAGGCTCACTGGGACTGCACCAACGGCATCAG TATTCATCCCTTCATGCCTCTGTTGGCGACCTCTAGCGGCCAGCGTCAGTTTCCCTGGCCAGGCGACAGCGAAGGCGACTCCGCCTCTGACACCGAAGGGGGCGCCGCATCCAGGCCACAGGAAGTCACCCGAGAAGACAACACCCTGAGCCTGTGGTGGGCCGGACCTCTGGGTGCCGCTGAGGACGGGGAGACACGCAGAGACCAGGAGGCGGTGGTAGTGGAGGTCTGA